In the Gasterosteus aculeatus chromosome X, fGasAcu3.hap1.1, whole genome shotgun sequence genome, one interval contains:
- the LOC120809360 gene encoding pannexin-2, translating to MQNILDQNLDMATALLAGEKLKELILPGSSQDERGGLLAGLMVQLKLELPFDRVVTIGTVIIPILLVTLVFTRNFAEESIYCYTPHNFTRDQALYARGYCWTELRDAVPGVESHLWPSLFEHKFLPYALLAFAGIMYIPALGWEFLGSTRLTSELNFLLQEIDNCYHRAAEGRAPKIEKQIQSKGPGITERERREIIENAEKEKSPEQNLFEKYLERRGQSNFLAKLYLGRHLAIVCLSSIPISYLSAYYARQRQNEFTCALGEPPDISSYSELKLRVNCKLPAVQLQRIMAAVDISLLCTMNLIILVNLLHLFVVRKSNFVFDKLHKVGIKTRRRWQKSQFCDINILAMFCNENRDHIKSLNRLDFITNESDLMYDNVVRQLLAALAQSNHDATPTVRDSGIQTLDPNMDPSDLRVGEMFVEPLVIKRPRKKMKWIPSSNPLPQPFKEPLGMTRLENNTKPEKPKPVRRKTVADSFIAPMLDTKSTQYPAIKDLSGMEKKLTRNFSLDVHPYMLTIRKPKVEASAADPLPSEHNMETVFLEGTHTIVHVSGAITETKVCSPEMTNTAFSTITLPTTTYANGVSPNPPSSEDPSSPKSPLLPPILSPPPPREPLSLMEDAACDPPVLARAPTHQLLSIHHTLFEEEEDEEQRRDRLAERAVELIAAGEC from the exons ATGCAGAACATCCTCGATCAGAACTTAGACATGGCCACGGCTCTACTCGCCGGCgagaagctgaaggagctgaTCCTACCGGGCTCCTCTCAGGATGAGCGGGGCGGGTTGCTGGCCGGCCTCATGGTGCAGCTCAAACTGGAGCTGCCCTTCGATCGCGTCGTCACCATCGGGACGGTCATCATCCCCATCCTGCTGGTCACCCTGGTCTTCACAAGGAACTTTGCAG AGGAGTCCATATACTGTTACACACCACACAACTTCACAAGAGACCAGGCACTTTATGCAAGAGGCTACTGCTGGACGGAGCTGCGGGACGCTGTACCCGGTGTGGAGTCTCACCTTTGGCCTTCGCTGTTTGAGCACAAGTTCCTGCCCTATGCCCTGCTGGCCTTCGCTGGAATCATGTACATTCCTGCTTTGGGCTGGGAGTTCCTTGGCTCGACGCGGCTCACTTCAGAGCTCAATTTCCTGCTTCAAGAGATTGATAACTGCTATCATCGTGCCGCCGAAGGCCGAGCGCCAAAGATCGAGAAGCAGATCCAGTCCAAAGGACCCGGCATAACGgagcgagagaggagggagatcaTAGAGAAcgcggagaaggagaagagcccCGAGCAGAACCTGTTTGAGAAATACTTGGAGCGACGGGGCCAAAGCAACTTCCTGGCTAAGCTGTACCTGGGACGCCACCTGGCTATTGTCTGCCTCAGTTCCATCCCCATTTCCTACCTGAGCGCCTACTATGCCCGCCAACGGCAGAACGAGTTCACCTGTGCGCTGGGAGAGCCCCCAGACATCAGCAGCTACAGCGAGCTGAAGCTCAGGGTCAACTGTAAGCTGCCCGCGGTGCAGCTGCAGCGCATCATGGCCGCGGTCGACATCTCTCTGCTCTGCACCATGAACCTCATCATCCTGGTTAATTTGCTGCACCTGTTTGTGGTGCGCAAGTCCAACTTTGTGTTTGACAAACTGCACAAGGTTGGAATTAAAACGCGGCGGCGCTGGCAGAAGTCTCAGTTCTGTGACATCAACATCCTGGCCATGTTCTGCAACGAGAACAGGGACCACATCAAGTCGCTCAACCGGCTGGACTTCATCACCAATGAGAGCGACCTGATGTATGACAATGTGGTCCGGCAGCTGCTGGCTGCGCTCGCGCAGTCCAATCACGACGCTACGCCCACCGTGAGGGACTCTGGGATACAGACCCTCGATCCGAACATGGACCCCTCGGACCTTAGGGTGGGAGAGATGTTTGTGGAGCCGCTGGTCATCAAACGGCCCCGCAAAAAGATGAAGTGGATCCCAAGCTCAAATCCTCTCCCTCAGCCGTTCAAG GAACCTCTTGGCATGACGCGTCTGGAAAATAACACCAAGCCTGAAAAACCCAAACCAGTCAGAAGAAAAACAGTGGCAGACAGCTTCATCGCGCCGATGTTGGATACGAAGAGCACACAATATCCTGCAATAAAAG ATTTGAGTGGGATGGAGAAAAAGCTCACTCGCAACTTCTCTCTGGACGTCCATCCGTACATGCTGACCATCCGTAAGCCCAAGGTGGAGGCCTCGGCCGCCGACCCTCTTCCCTCAGAGCACAACATGGAAACAGTGTTTCTTGAAGGCACACACACTATTGTTCATGTGTCTGGTGCCATTACAG AAACAAAGGTTTGCTCACCAGAAATGACCAACACTGCCTTTTCTACAATCACACTACCCACCACAACGTACGCGAACGGCGTCAGCCCGAACCCTCCCTCCAGCGAGGATCCCTCCAGTCCCAAgtcccctcttcttcctccgattctttctccgcctcctccgaGGGAGCCCCTCTCGCTAATGGAAGACGCTGCGTGTGACCCTCCGGTCCTCGCCAGAGCCCCTACACACCAGCTGCTGAGTATACATCACACGCTctttgaggaagaagaggatgaagagcagCGCAGGGACAGACTCGCGGAGAGAGCCGTGGAGCTCATCGCTGCCGGGGAAtgttga
- the LOC120809363 gene encoding LOW QUALITY PROTEIN: traB domain-containing protein (The sequence of the model RefSeq protein was modified relative to this genomic sequence to represent the inferred CDS: deleted 1 base in 1 codon) yields MHCGCHVQPSSARYRCTGEENTNTRAGLLTSSASDMDQDNHSEDESIVPSGDALQEELPCLPPELSDREAMGLLWELRSQRRQASPELPETVSRLTAPDGSLLYLVGTAHFSDSSKNDVTTTIRAVQPDVVVVELCQYRVSMLRMDENTLLREAKDINLDKVQQAIKQNGLMSGLMQILLLKVSAHITEQLGMAPGGEFREAFKEAGQVPFCRFQLGDRPIPVTFKRAIAALSLWQKARLGWGLCFLSDPISKEDVEKCKQKDLLEQTMAEMIGEFPTLHQTIVAERDIYLTHTLRQATRCVEDPRTALKVPAVVVGVVGMGHVPGIERNWEKQLNINEIMSVAPPSRFGWVLRSVIKGAMVGVLGYACYRVGGSLGRVLMSLPTVKSVLETLWQPSALSQQ; encoded by the exons ATGCACTGCGGCTGTCACGTTCAGCCGAGCAGTGCA CGCTACCGCTGTACTGGCGAGGAGAACACCAACACACGGGCTGGCTTGCTCA CTTCCAGTGCTTCAGACATGGATCAAGACAACCATTCAGAG GATGAGTCAATCGTTCCATCTGGCGACGCACTACAAGAGGAACTGCCTTGTCTACCTCCAGAGCTAT CGGACAGAGAAGCGATGGGGTTGCTTTGGGAGCTGCGATCCCAGCGCCGCCAGGCGTCCCCTGAGCTCCCGGAGACTGTGTCCCGTCTCACCGCCCCTGATGGCAGCCTCCTGTACCTGGTGGGCACCGCCCACTTCAGTGACAGCAGCAAAAACGATGTGACCACG ACGATCCGCGCTGTGCAGCCAGACGTTGTTGTGGTGGAGCTGTGCCAGTACAGGGTGTCTATGCTTAGGATGGACGAGAATACACTACTGAGGGAAGCCAAAGACATCAACCTGGACAAGGTTCAGCAGGCCATTAAACAG AATGGGCTGATGTCTGGCCTCATGCAGATTCTCCTGCTCAAAGTTTCAGCGCACATCACTGAGCAATTGGGCATGGCTCCTGGAGGAGAGTTTAGGGAAGCCTTCAAAGAG GCTGGACAAGTTCCATTCTGTAGATTTCAGCTTGGGGACAGGCCGATCCCTGTGACGTTCAAGCGGGCCATTGCAGCCCTCAGTCTGTGGCAGAAGGCCCGTCTGGGGTGGGGTCTTTGCTTTCTGTCAGATCCAATCAG TAAAGAAGACGTAGAGAAGTGCAAACAGAAGGACTTACTGGAACAAACGATGGCGGAGATGATCGGCGAGTTTCCCACTCTGCACCAGACCATCGTGGCTGAAAGAGACATCTacctcacgcacacactgcgCCAGGCTACTCGCTGTGTGGAGGACCCCCGTACTGCTCTCA AAGTGCCTGCTGTGGTGGTCGGTGTTGTCGGGATGGGTCACGTTCCCGGCATAGAGAGAAACTGGGAGAAGCAACTCAACATTAATGAAATTATGAG TGTGGCGCCTCCCTCGCGTTTTGGCTGGGTGCTGCGCTCGGTCATAAAGGGCGCCATGGTGGGAGTGCTGGGATACGCCTGCTACCGTGTCGGAGGGAGTCTAGGTAGAGTGCTGATGTCTTTACCTACAGTCAAATCTGTACTGGAGACTCTCTGGCAACCCTCTGCTCTCAGCCAACAGTGA
- the selenoo1 gene encoding selenoprotein O1 produces MAYLRPRLGPSRIFVPLRLLATAGMADMGLVTSRSPLERLDFDNVALRRLPLDPSEEPGARAVKGACFSRVRPQPLAAPRFVAVSRDALALLGLNGEEVARDPLAPEYLSGSRIMPGSEPAAHCYCGHQFGQFAGQLGDGAACYLGEVKVPPGQDPELLRENPSGRWEMQVKGAGLTPYSRQADGRKVLRSSIREFLCSEVMHFLGVPTTRAACVVTSDTRVVRDVYYSGNPRNERCSAVIRIAPTFLRFGSFEIFKQADEHTGRQGPSYGRDEIRGQMMDYVIEMFYPDIQRDHPDRVERNVAFFREVTRRTARVVAQWQCVGFCHGVLNTDNMSILGLTLDYGPYGFMDRFDPDFICNASDNSGRYSYQAQPAICRWNLVKLAEALAPELPPDRAEAVLSEYLGLYNSFYLENMRRKLGLLKRDEPEDEMLITELLQTMHNTGADFTNTFRGLSRISCPTEGESEEEEELVRKATALLLEQCASLEELKAANKPAMDPRELAMLLSMAQSNPALFQMISDRTTISRQLEKLSKLKDLTEAGPDELKTKQAEDWSRWITRYRKRLSRELEGQSDVQAVQEERVRVMDSTNPRVVLRNYIAQNAIEAAEKGDFSEVQRVLKVLEKPFSSQPGLEFPAWVDGGAPTKQAERGEGEEEEDDDDQQQEAASKSTARIPVPYDSRPPAWAREICVTUSS; encoded by the exons ATGGCTTATTTAAGGCCTCGGCTCGGACCGTCACGCATCTTTGTCCCCCTCCGACTCCTCGCTACGGCCGGCATGGCCGACATGGGTCTGGTGACTAGCCGCTCCCCGCTCGAGCGGCTCGACTTCGACAACGTCGCCCTCCGGAGACTCCCGCTGGACCCGTCCGAGGAGCCCGGCGCGCGTGCGGTGAAAGGGGCGTGTTTCTCCCGCGTGAGGCCGCAGCCGCTGGCGGCGCCCCGGTTCGTGGCCGTGTCCCGCGACGCCCTCGCGCTGCTGGGGCTCAACGGGGAGGAGGTCGCGCGCGACCCGCTCGCGCCGGAGTACCTCAGCGGGTCCAGGATCATGCCCGGCTCCGAGCCCGCCGCGCACTGCTACTGCGGCCATCAGTTCGGGCAGTTCGCCGGGCAGCTGGGCGACGGCGCCGCCTGCTACCTGGGGGAGGTGAAGGTGCCCCCCGGTCAGGATCCGGAACTGCTGCGGGAAAACCCGAGCGGTCGGTGGGAGATGCAGGTGAAAGGAGCTGGACTGACTCCCTATTCAAG ACAAGCTGATGGCCGCAAGGTCCTGCGCTCCAGCATCAGGGAGTTCCTGTGCAGCGAGGTCATGCACTTCCTGGGCGTTCCCACCACCCGAGCGGCCTGCGTGGTGACCTCCGACACCAGGGTCGTACGAGACGTCTACTACAGCGGGAATCCCCGCAATGAGCGGTGCTCTGCGGTCATCCGCATCGCTCCCACCTTCCTCAG GTTTGGATCCTTTGAGATCTTCAAGCAGGCCGACGAGCACACCGGCCGCCAGGGGCCGAGCTACGGACGGGATGAGATCCGCGGTCAGATGATGGATTATGTCATTGAGATGTTTTACCCTGACATCCAGCGGGACCACCCGGATAGGGTGGAGAGGAACGTGGCTTTCTTCAGAGAG GTGACGCGCCGCACGGCTCGAGTCGTGGCCCAGTGGCAGTGTGTGGGTTTCTGCCATGGAGTCCTGAACACGGACAACATGAGCATCCTGGGACTCACGCTGGACTACGGTCCATATGGCTTCATGGACAG GTTTGATCCGGATTTCATTTGCAACGCCTCCGACAACTCGGGCCGATACTCCTACCAGGCCCAGCCGGCCATCTGCAGGTGGAACCTGGTGAAGCTGGCGGAGGCTCTAGCCCCAGAGCTGCCGCCGGACCGGGCGGAAGCCGTCCTGAGCGAGTACCTGGGGCTGTATAACAGCTTCTACCTGGAGAACATGAGGAGGAAGCTGGGCTTGCTGAAGAGGGACGAGCCCGAGGACGAGATGCTGATCACGGAGCTGCTGCAGACCATGCACAACACAG GCGCCGATTTCACCAACACCTTTCGTGGCTTGAGTCGGATTTCCTGTCCCACCGAGGGAGaaagtgaggaagaagaggagctcgtCAGGAAAGCCACGGCCCTCCTGCTGGAGCAGTGTGCCTCCTTGGAGGAGCTCAAGGCCGCAAACAAGCCCGCGATGGATCCACG CGAGCTGGCGATGTTGCTCTCTATGGCGCAGAGCAACCCGGCGCTGTTCCAGATGATCTCTGACAGGACGACGATTTCCAGGCAGTTGGAAAAGCTCAGCAAACTGAAAGACCTGACGGAGGCCGGTCCGGACGAGCTGAAGACCAAGCAGGCCGAGGACTGGAGCCGATGGATCACACGCTACAG GAAGCGCCTGTCTCGGGAGCTGGAAGGCCAGAGCGATGTGCAGGcggtgcaggaggagagggtgagagTGATGGACAGCACCAACCCTCGCGTGGTGCTGCGGAACTACATTGCCCAGAATGCAATTGAAGCTGCAGAGAAGGGAGACTTCTCTGAG GTCCAGCGAGTGCTCAAGGTTCTGGAGAAGCCCTTCTCTTCGCAGCCCGGTCTGGAGTTTCCCGCGTGGGTGGACGGAGGCGCGCCCACCAAGCAGGCCGAGAGGGgcgaaggggaggaggaggaggacgatgacgaccagcagcaggaggcggcTTCTAAATCCACAGCCAGAATTCCTGTTCCTTATGACAGCCGGCCCCCGGCCTGGGCCCGTGAAATCTGCGTCACATGATCTTCGTAA
- the LOC120809364 gene encoding mitogen-activated protein kinase 12, protein MSKRIRPGYYRQDVNKTSWEVPERYRELKQVGTGAYGTVCSAVDSRTGTKVAIKKLYRPFQSELFAKRAYRELRLLKHMKHENVIGLFDVFTADLSLDKFHDFYLVMPFMGTDLGRLMKLQRLSEDKIQYLVYQMLKGLKYIHSSGIIHRDLKPGNLAINQDCELKILDFGLARQADSEMTGYVVTRWYRAPEVILSWMHYTQTVDIWSVGCIMAEMLQGKPLFKGSDHLNQLTEIMKVTGTPTQEFAAKLVSDDARGYVKSLPKVEKKDLHSVFSTTNPQAVAVLERMLLLDPESRVSAEEALMLPYFTEFREPEEETVPQQYDHSLDNTDQSLAQWKRHTFTEILTFKPVVPDSKETAL, encoded by the exons ATGTCCAAGCGAATCAGGCCCGGTTATTACCGCCAGGACGTCAACAAAACTTCATGGGAAGTACCGGAGCGGTACCGGGAGCTGAAGCAGGTGGGGACCGGGGCGTACGGGACGGTGTG ctCTGCGGTGGACTCCAGAACGGGAACCAAAGTAGCGATCAAGAAGCTGTACAGACCTTTCCAGTCGGAGCTGTTCGCCAAGCGGGCCTACAGGGAGCTGAGGCTTCTCAAACATATGAAACATGAAAAT GTGATCGGCCTCTTTGACGTCTTCACCGCTGACCTCTCTCTGGACAAGTTCCATGATTT TTACCTGGTGATGCCGTTCATGGGGACGGATCTGGGGAGGCTGATGAAGCTTCAGAGGCTGTCCGAAGATAAAATCCAGTATCTGGTTTACCAGATGCTGAAAGGGCTCAAG TATATTCATTCATCTGGTATCATTCACAGG GACCTCAAACCAGGAAATCTCGCCATCAACCAAGACTGTGAGCTCAAG ATCTTGGACTTTGGTTTGGCGCGGCAGGCGGACAGCGAGATGACGGGGTACGTGGTGACTCGCTGGTACCGAGCCCCAGAGGTCATCCTGAGCTGGATGCACTACACGCAGACTG TGGACATCTGGTCCGTGGGCTGCATCATGGCAGAGATGCTGCAAGGAAAACCCCTTTTTAAAGGCAGCGACC ACCTGAATCAGCTGACGGAGATCATGAAGGTCACAGGAACCCCGACTCAGGAGTTTGCAGCAAAACTAGTATCTGACGAT GCCAGAGGCTATGTCAAGAGCCTCCCGAAAGTGGAGAAAAAAGACCTCCACAGTGTGTTTTCCACAACTAATCCACAAG CCGTGGCCGTGCTGGAGCGCATGTTGCTGCTGGATCCGGAGAGCAGGGTAAGCGCTGAGGAGGCGCTCATGCTGCCCTACTTCACTGAGTTCAGAGaaccggaggaggagacggtaCCGCAGCAGTACGACCACTCGTTAGACAACACGGACCAGTCCTTGGCCCAGTGGAAAC GTCACACCTTCACAGAGATCTTGACCTTCAAACCGGTGGTGCCAGACTCCAAGGAAACTGCGCTGTAA